A genome region from Streptomyces xanthophaeus includes the following:
- a CDS encoding phage capsid protein produces MLGVLLLLDRQFFTPRIMPERPRMKFGDSITDDTSPLAQTLSLLQQAQAVSTETKVRLLHPDWDATAVHAEVDCILVETGQAVPDRCKPGSF; encoded by the coding sequence ATGCTAGGCGTTCTGCTGCTGCTCGACCGGCAGTTCTTCACCCCGCGGATCATGCCCGAGCGACCCCGCATGAAGTTTGGCGACTCGATCACTGATGACACGTCCCCGCTCGCACAAACTCTGTCGTTGCTCCAGCAGGCGCAAGCCGTCTCGACCGAGACGAAAGTGCGGCTGCTGCACCCCGATTGGGACGCAACAGCCGTGCACGCCGAGGTCGACTGCATCCTCGTCGAGACCGGGCAGGCAGTGCCTGACCGATGCAAGCCGGGGTCCTTTTAA
- a CDS encoding alpha/beta hydrolase, producing the protein MDTSRLLRTTGTVIAAAGLLLSGCTSGGLGEPGAAAFSPAESGTAAAQPSPDAAALRPYYEQKLTWRDCGVPGFQCSTMKAPLDYANPGSGQDVDIAVSRRTATGPGKRLGSLMVNPGGPGGSGIGYLQAYAGIGYPAAVRARYDMVSFDPRGVERSSPVECLNGPAMDKYTQVDLTPDDPAERAELVAAFKEFAAACRTNSGRVLPHVSTVDAARDMDLLRALLGDKKLNYVGASYGTFLGATYADLFPDRVGRLVLDGAMDPTRPALELNRDQTEGFDTAFTAFAKDCAKQPDCPLGKGGPDAVGARLKEFFRKIDAQPVSSGDPDRPLGEALATTGVIAALYDESAWPQLREALSSAINGDGSGLLSLADGYYEREADGKYANLMFANAAVNCLDQPPAFSGPEAVDTALPSFEKASPVFGAGLAWAALNCTYWPVKAAGKARELTAKGAAPIVVVGTTRDPATPYKWAQALAGQLESGTLLTYDGDGHTAYGRGSECIDAAINRYLLEGKAPQDGKKC; encoded by the coding sequence ATGGACACCAGTCGCCTGCTGCGTACCACCGGAACCGTGATCGCAGCCGCCGGGCTGCTGCTCTCCGGGTGCACCTCGGGCGGGCTGGGGGAACCGGGGGCCGCCGCGTTCTCCCCGGCGGAGTCCGGCACGGCGGCGGCGCAGCCGTCCCCCGACGCGGCCGCGCTGCGCCCGTACTACGAGCAGAAGCTGACCTGGCGCGACTGCGGCGTCCCCGGATTCCAGTGCTCCACCATGAAGGCCCCGCTGGACTACGCGAACCCCGGCTCCGGCCAGGACGTCGACATCGCGGTGTCGCGCCGTACGGCCACCGGTCCCGGCAAGCGCCTCGGCTCGCTGATGGTCAACCCGGGCGGCCCGGGCGGCTCCGGCATCGGCTACCTCCAGGCGTACGCCGGCATCGGCTATCCCGCAGCCGTCCGGGCCCGGTACGACATGGTGTCCTTCGACCCGCGCGGGGTGGAACGCAGCAGCCCCGTCGAGTGCCTGAACGGCCCGGCCATGGACAAGTACACACAGGTGGACCTGACGCCGGACGACCCGGCCGAGCGGGCGGAGCTGGTGGCGGCGTTCAAGGAGTTCGCGGCCGCCTGCCGGACGAATTCCGGACGGGTCCTGCCGCACGTCTCCACCGTCGACGCCGCCCGGGACATGGACCTGCTGCGCGCGCTGCTCGGGGACAAGAAGCTCAACTACGTCGGGGCCTCGTACGGCACCTTCCTGGGCGCCACGTACGCGGACCTCTTCCCGGACCGGGTCGGCCGGCTGGTCCTGGACGGGGCGATGGACCCCACCCGGCCCGCGCTCGAACTGAACCGGGACCAGACGGAGGGCTTCGACACGGCCTTCACCGCCTTCGCCAAGGACTGCGCGAAGCAGCCCGACTGCCCGCTGGGCAAGGGCGGCCCGGACGCGGTGGGGGCGCGCCTGAAGGAGTTCTTCCGCAAGATCGACGCCCAGCCCGTGTCGAGCGGCGACCCGGACCGCCCGCTGGGCGAGGCCCTCGCGACGACCGGGGTGATCGCGGCGCTGTACGACGAGAGCGCCTGGCCGCAGCTGCGCGAGGCGCTCAGCTCGGCGATCAACGGCGACGGATCCGGCCTGCTGAGCCTGGCCGACGGCTACTACGAGCGCGAGGCGGACGGCAAGTACGCCAACCTGATGTTCGCGAACGCCGCCGTCAACTGTCTCGACCAGCCCCCGGCCTTCAGCGGCCCCGAGGCCGTCGACACCGCCCTGCCGTCCTTCGAGAAGGCCTCCCCGGTCTTCGGCGCGGGCCTGGCCTGGGCCGCGCTGAACTGCACGTACTGGCCGGTGAAGGCCGCGGGCAAGGCGAGGGAACTGACGGCGAAGGGCGCCGCGCCGATCGTGGTGGTGGGCACCACCCGTGACCCGGCGACCCCGTACAAGTGGGCCCAGGCGCTGGCCGGCCAGCTCGAATCGGGCACGCTCCTCACCTACGACGGCGACGGCCACACGGCGTACGGGCGCGGCAGCGAGTGCATCGACGCCGCGATCAACCGCTACCTCCTGGAGGGCAAGGCCCCGCAGGACGGCAAGAAGTGCTGA
- a CDS encoding DNA polymerase III subunit delta' produces MPVWDDLVGQERVQTQLAAAARDADALVTAITDGTAPPEGSKMTHAWLFTGPPGSGRTTAARAFAAALQCTSPDRALGGEPGCGFCDGCHTTMVGTHADVSTVVAVGSQILVDDMRDTVRKSYTSPATGRWQVILVEDAERLNEKSANAVLKAVEEPAPRTVWLLCSPSVEDVLPTIRSRCRHLNLSTPSVAAVADMLVRRDGIEPSAALAAARVTQGHVDRARRLATDEGARERRAAVLKLPLRVDDVGACLKAAQELVDAAAEDAKQVAEEVDTKETEELRTALGAGTGAGSRMPRGTAGVMKELEDRQKRRRTRTQRDTLELALTDLTSFYRDVLALQLGSSVAIANEDIRPDLERIARASGPERTLRRIEAIIACRDSFDRNVAPLLAVEAMTMALRAG; encoded by the coding sequence ATGCCCGTATGGGACGACCTGGTGGGACAGGAGCGGGTCCAGACGCAGCTGGCCGCCGCCGCCCGTGATGCCGACGCACTGGTCACGGCCATCACGGACGGGACCGCGCCGCCCGAGGGGTCCAAGATGACCCACGCCTGGCTGTTCACCGGTCCGCCCGGATCCGGGCGGACCACCGCCGCCCGGGCCTTCGCCGCCGCCCTGCAGTGCACCAGCCCCGACCGCGCCCTCGGCGGTGAGCCCGGCTGCGGGTTCTGCGACGGCTGCCACACCACGATGGTCGGCACGCACGCGGACGTCTCCACCGTCGTCGCGGTCGGCAGCCAGATCCTCGTCGACGACATGCGGGACACCGTCCGCAAGTCCTACACGTCCCCGGCCACGGGCCGCTGGCAGGTCATCCTGGTCGAGGACGCCGAGCGGCTGAACGAGAAGTCCGCCAACGCGGTCCTCAAGGCCGTGGAGGAGCCCGCGCCCCGCACGGTCTGGCTGCTGTGCTCGCCCTCCGTGGAGGACGTGCTGCCCACCATCCGCTCCCGCTGCCGCCACCTCAACCTCAGCACCCCCTCGGTCGCGGCCGTCGCCGACATGCTGGTGCGGCGGGACGGTATCGAGCCGTCGGCGGCCCTGGCCGCCGCCCGGGTCACCCAGGGGCACGTCGACCGCGCCCGTCGGCTGGCCACCGACGAGGGGGCCCGCGAGCGCAGGGCTGCGGTGCTGAAGCTCCCGCTCCGGGTGGACGACGTCGGTGCCTGCCTCAAGGCCGCCCAGGAGCTGGTGGACGCCGCCGCCGAGGACGCCAAGCAGGTCGCGGAGGAGGTCGACACCAAGGAGACCGAGGAGCTGAGGACCGCGCTCGGCGCCGGAACGGGCGCCGGCAGCCGGATGCCGCGCGGCACGGCGGGCGTGATGAAGGAGCTGGAGGACCGGCAGAAGCGCCGTCGCACCCGCACCCAGCGCGACACCCTCGAACTGGCGCTGACCGACCTCACCAGCTTCTACCGGGACGTCCTGGCCCTGCAGCTCGGCTCGTCCGTGGCCATCGCCAACGAGGACATACGGCCCGACCTGGAGCGGATCGCCCGCGCCTCGGGCCCCGAGCGGACCCTGCGCCGGATCGAGGCGATCATCGCCTGCCGGGACTCCTTCGACCGCAATGTCGCCCCGCTCCTCGCGGTCGAGGCGATGACGATGGCCCTGCGCGCGGGCTGA
- the tmk gene encoding dTMP kinase produces the protein MTRAEQPAVVTAPANPTYDEALAADSRERAVRALLRTPRLRRLWSAQLVSGIGDALALLVLVLLALQAAASEGAFGGGFRGAALAVAAVFGVRILATLVFGAVLLGPLAGLLGAGGKLDRRWTMIGADGVRLGLFVVAPLWLDWIAAHALTALLATVFVSGAAERLWTLAKESAAPALLPAPPPEGATVRPLPDHLDALRRLTLRTSFAALPIAAAALLAATLVGKALGLGIDWFAANQAALGSYVASGLFAASVSLLLPLVLPGGATPRPRSPLEGLRTPKAGDRPDKGRTGAIPLLVLSCAAVAGAVSCAVSVSVLHAFDLGGGPAAFALFVLALVGGTAAGIRATQAGKVLPALSRRRLMALAIAVTGLALLLTGLVPDMATVLFLSLLAGTAAGVAANTGHTLLDQETEEFRRARITEHLQAVVRVAVALGAVAAPLLAAAIGPHRLTGAEVVFAHGGAAFTLMLVGALLLPVAVLVLAKADDRRGVPLRRDLREALRGGEPVQAASATGFFIALEGGDGAGKSTQVQALADWIRGKGHEVVVTREPGATPVGKRLRSILLDISSAGLSNRAEALLYAADRAEHVDTVVRPALERGAVVISDRYIDSSVAYQGAGRDLSPTEIARISRWATDGLVPNLTVLLDVSPEAARERFTEAPDRLESEPAEFHQRVRSGFLTLAASDPGRYLVVDAGQDPGSVTTVVRHRLDRMLPLSEAEVAAQAEARRLAEEEARRRAEEEAARKAEEARLRAEEEARLAREAEEARIRAEAEAARRAEEERLRAEEEARARAEAERLRLEAEEKARAAEAERLRRQAEEEARLRAEAEERRLEKQRRAEEALLKAEEARRLVAAEAAAKAAAAAAVAAAEAAAVAPPAPAPAPAPAPAPAPAPAPAPKVAMTKKPESEPKPDPKPQPHPDDAVTVETPVVPVAPEAKPVKRVVQPDDVTQTVPVPKVDPASAAETSVLPPVRATDETAVLPPVRPADETAVLPPVRPAAPQAPQPAQDSGGGRARSATRPTAQRPEENPADRVPSGIFRDSGNDRTRELPVVDGEGRPRRPRPDWAEETPLDDLPTLADELLGRRHRDDEDGEDGDEGQRRPRRR, from the coding sequence ATGACGCGAGCCGAGCAGCCGGCGGTCGTGACCGCCCCGGCGAACCCCACCTACGACGAAGCCCTAGCCGCGGATTCCCGCGAGCGTGCGGTGCGCGCACTGCTGCGCACTCCCAGGCTGCGCCGGCTGTGGAGCGCCCAGTTGGTGAGCGGCATCGGCGATGCCCTGGCCCTGCTGGTCCTGGTGCTGCTGGCCCTCCAGGCCGCGGCCTCCGAAGGGGCTTTCGGCGGCGGGTTCCGCGGCGCGGCCCTCGCCGTCGCCGCGGTCTTCGGGGTCCGGATCCTCGCCACCCTGGTCTTCGGCGCGGTCCTCCTCGGTCCGCTGGCCGGGCTGCTGGGCGCCGGCGGCAAGCTGGACCGCCGCTGGACCATGATCGGGGCCGACGGGGTCCGCCTCGGGCTCTTCGTCGTCGCCCCGCTGTGGCTCGACTGGATCGCGGCCCACGCACTGACCGCGCTGCTGGCCACCGTCTTCGTCTCCGGCGCCGCCGAGCGCCTGTGGACCCTGGCCAAGGAGAGCGCGGCTCCCGCCCTGCTGCCCGCGCCGCCGCCGGAGGGGGCGACCGTACGGCCGCTCCCGGACCACCTGGACGCGCTGCGCCGGCTGACCCTGCGCACGTCCTTCGCGGCGCTTCCGATCGCCGCGGCCGCGCTGCTCGCCGCGACCCTGGTCGGCAAGGCACTCGGCCTCGGCATCGACTGGTTCGCCGCGAACCAGGCCGCCCTCGGCTCCTACGTGGCCTCCGGCCTCTTCGCCGCCTCGGTCTCGCTGCTGCTGCCGCTGGTGCTGCCCGGCGGGGCGACCCCGCGTCCGCGTTCGCCCCTGGAGGGCCTGCGTACGCCCAAGGCGGGCGACCGGCCCGACAAGGGCCGTACGGGCGCCATCCCCCTTCTCGTCCTGAGCTGCGCCGCGGTCGCCGGAGCGGTGTCCTGCGCCGTGTCCGTCTCCGTACTGCACGCCTTCGACCTGGGCGGCGGCCCGGCCGCCTTCGCACTGTTCGTCCTCGCGCTGGTCGGCGGCACCGCCGCGGGCATCCGCGCCACCCAGGCCGGCAAGGTGCTGCCCGCGCTGTCCCGCCGCCGGCTGATGGCCCTCGCCATAGCGGTCACCGGGCTCGCGCTGCTCCTGACCGGTCTCGTCCCGGACATGGCGACCGTGCTGTTCCTCTCGCTGCTCGCCGGCACCGCCGCGGGCGTCGCGGCCAACACCGGCCACACCCTGCTGGACCAGGAGACCGAGGAGTTCCGGCGGGCCCGGATCACCGAGCACCTCCAGGCGGTCGTACGGGTGGCCGTGGCGCTGGGTGCCGTCGCCGCGCCCCTCCTGGCCGCGGCCATCGGCCCGCACCGGCTCACCGGTGCCGAGGTCGTCTTCGCGCACGGCGGCGCCGCCTTCACCCTGATGCTGGTCGGCGCCCTGCTGCTGCCGGTCGCCGTCCTCGTGCTCGCCAAAGCCGACGACCGCCGGGGCGTACCCCTGCGGCGGGACCTGCGCGAGGCGCTGCGCGGCGGGGAGCCCGTGCAGGCGGCGTCGGCCACCGGGTTCTTCATCGCCCTGGAGGGCGGCGACGGAGCCGGCAAGTCCACCCAGGTCCAGGCGCTGGCCGACTGGATACGGGGCAAGGGCCACGAGGTCGTGGTGACCCGGGAGCCCGGGGCGACCCCCGTCGGCAAGCGGCTCCGCTCGATCCTGCTGGACATCTCCTCGGCCGGTCTCTCGAACCGCGCCGAGGCACTGCTGTACGCCGCCGACCGGGCGGAACACGTGGACACGGTGGTGCGCCCGGCCCTGGAGCGCGGCGCGGTCGTCATCTCGGACCGCTACATCGACTCCTCGGTGGCCTACCAGGGCGCCGGCCGTGACCTCTCCCCGACGGAGATCGCCCGGATCTCGCGCTGGGCCACCGACGGGCTCGTCCCGAACCTGACCGTGCTGCTCGACGTATCGCCGGAGGCGGCGCGCGAGCGGTTCACGGAGGCACCGGACCGGCTGGAATCGGAGCCGGCGGAGTTCCACCAGCGGGTGCGGTCCGGGTTCCTGACCCTTGCCGCGTCCGACCCGGGCCGCTACCTCGTGGTCGACGCGGGCCAGGACCCGGGGTCGGTGACCACCGTCGTACGGCACCGCCTGGACCGGATGCTTCCGCTCTCGGAGGCCGAGGTGGCCGCCCAGGCCGAGGCACGGCGCCTCGCCGAGGAGGAGGCCCGGCGCAGGGCCGAGGAAGAGGCGGCCCGCAAGGCGGAGGAAGCGCGCCTGCGGGCCGAGGAGGAGGCCCGGCTGGCCCGTGAGGCCGAGGAAGCGCGGATCAGGGCCGAGGCGGAGGCCGCCCGCAGGGCGGAGGAGGAGCGGCTGCGCGCCGAGGAGGAGGCCCGGGCCCGGGCCGAGGCCGAGCGGCTGCGTCTGGAGGCCGAGGAGAAGGCACGTGCGGCGGAGGCCGAGCGGCTGCGCCGGCAGGCCGAGGAGGAGGCCCGGCTGCGGGCCGAGGCCGAGGAACGGCGGCTGGAGAAGCAGCGGCGGGCCGAGGAGGCCCTGCTGAAGGCCGAGGAGGCACGCCGGCTGGTGGCGGCCGAGGCGGCGGCGAAGGCTGCGGCTGCGGCGGCTGTGGCGGCCGCGGAGGCTGCTGCGGTCGCGCCGCCGGCTCCCGCGCCTGCTCCTGCGCCTGCGCCTGCGCCTGCCCCTGCCCCTGCCCCTGCGCCCAAGGTCGCTATGACCAAGAAGCCGGAGTCGGAGCCGAAGCCGGATCCGAAGCCGCAGCCGCACCCGGACGACGCGGTGACGGTGGAGACCCCGGTGGTCCCGGTGGCTCCGGAGGCCAAGCCGGTCAAGCGGGTCGTCCAGCCGGACGACGTCACCCAGACGGTCCCGGTGCCGAAGGTCGACCCGGCCTCCGCCGCGGAGACGTCGGTGCTGCCGCCGGTCCGCGCGACCGACGAGACGGCGGTGCTGCCGCCCGTTCGCCCGGCCGACGAGACGGCGGTGCTGCCGCCCGTACGTCCGGCCGCCCCGCAGGCGCCGCAGCCCGCGCAGGACAGCGGTGGCGGACGGGCCCGGTCCGCCACGCGGCCGACGGCCCAGCGTCCCGAGGAGAACCCGGCCGACCGGGTGCCGTCGGGCATCTTCCGGGACTCCGGCAACGACCGGACGCGGGAGCTCCCCGTCGTCGACGGCGAGGGCCGGCCGCGCCGGCCGCGCCCCGACTGGGCGGAGGAGACCCCGCTGGACGACCTGCCGACGCTGGCGGACGAACTGCTGGGCCGCCGCCACCGGGACGACGAGGACGGCGAGGACGGCGACGAGGGTCAGCGGCGACCGCGCCGCCGCTGA
- the topA gene encoding type I DNA topoisomerase encodes MSPTSETAKGGRRLVIVESPAKAKTIKGYLGPGYVVEASVGHIRDLPNGAAEVPDKYTGEVRRLGVDVEHDFAPIYVVNADKKSQVRKLKELLAESDELFLATDEDREGEAIAWHLQEVLKPKVPVHRMVFHEITKDAIRDAVANPRELNQRMVDAQETRRILDRLYGYEVSPVLWKKVMPKLSAGRVQSVATRMVVERERERIAFRSAEYWDLTGTFATGRAGDASDPSTLVARLNTVDGKRIAQGRDFGSNGQLKSEVLHLDETGARALAAALADASFAVRSVESKPYRRSPYAPFRTTTLQQEASRKLGFGAKATMQVAQKLYENGFITYMRTDSTTLSDTAVSAARAQVTQLYGADYLPEKPRVYAGKVKNAQEAHEAIRPSGDRFRTPAETGLTGDQFRLYELIWKRTVASQMKDAVGNSVTVKIGGRASDGRDAEFTASGKTITFHGFMKAYVEGADDPNAELDDREKRLPQVAEGDALAAEEITADGHSTKPPARYTEASLVKELEEREIGRPSTYASIIGTILDRGYVFKKGTALVPSFLSFAVVNLLETHFGRLVDYDFTAKMEDDLDRIARGEAQSVPWLKRFYFGSEDATEVVPADGDHLGGLKELVTDLGAIDAREISSFPVGEGIVLRVGRYGPYVERGEKDAEGHQRADVPDDMAPDELTVEYAEELFAKPSGEFELGKDPVSGNEIVAKDGRYGPYVTEILPEGTPKTGKNAVKPRTASLFKSMSLDTVTLDEALKLMSLPRVVGADAEGVEITAQNGRYGPYLKKGTDSRSLETEDQLFSITLDEALAIYAQPKQRGRAAAKPPLKELGTDPVSEKPVVVKDGRFGPYVTDGETNATLRRDDDVETITPERGYELLAEKRAKGPAKKVAKKAPAKKAPAKKATATKAAAAKKTTAAKKTTAKKTTAKKTVAKKAAAAPADE; translated from the coding sequence TTGTCCCCGACTAGCGAGACCGCAAAGGGCGGCCGCCGACTCGTCATCGTCGAGTCCCCAGCCAAGGCGAAGACGATCAAGGGCTACCTCGGCCCCGGATACGTCGTCGAGGCGAGCGTCGGGCACATCCGCGACCTCCCGAACGGCGCGGCCGAGGTTCCCGACAAGTACACCGGTGAGGTCCGCCGCCTCGGCGTGGACGTCGAGCACGACTTCGCGCCGATCTACGTCGTCAACGCGGACAAGAAGTCCCAGGTCAGGAAGCTCAAGGAGCTGCTGGCCGAGTCCGACGAACTCTTCCTCGCCACCGATGAGGACCGCGAGGGCGAAGCCATCGCGTGGCACCTGCAGGAAGTCCTCAAGCCCAAGGTCCCCGTCCACCGGATGGTCTTCCACGAGATCACCAAGGACGCGATCCGCGACGCCGTCGCCAACCCGCGCGAGCTCAACCAGCGCATGGTCGACGCCCAGGAGACCCGCCGCATCCTCGACCGCCTCTACGGCTACGAGGTCTCGCCGGTCCTGTGGAAGAAGGTCATGCCGAAGCTGTCGGCGGGCCGCGTCCAGTCGGTCGCCACGCGCATGGTCGTCGAGCGGGAGCGCGAGCGCATCGCCTTCCGCTCCGCCGAGTACTGGGACCTGACCGGCACCTTCGCCACCGGCCGCGCCGGTGACGCCTCCGACCCCTCCACGCTGGTCGCCCGGCTGAACACGGTCGACGGCAAGCGCATCGCCCAGGGCCGTGACTTCGGCTCGAACGGGCAGCTCAAGAGCGAGGTGCTGCACCTCGACGAGACGGGCGCCCGGGCGCTCGCCGCTGCTCTGGCGGATGCCTCGTTCGCCGTCCGGTCGGTCGAGTCCAAGCCGTACCGCCGCTCCCCGTACGCCCCGTTCCGTACGACGACGCTGCAGCAGGAGGCCTCGCGCAAGCTGGGCTTCGGTGCGAAGGCGACGATGCAGGTGGCGCAGAAGCTGTACGAGAACGGCTTCATCACCTACATGCGTACCGACTCCACCACGCTGTCCGACACCGCGGTGTCGGCGGCGCGGGCGCAGGTCACCCAGCTGTACGGGGCCGACTACCTGCCGGAGAAGCCGCGCGTCTACGCCGGCAAGGTCAAGAACGCCCAGGAGGCGCACGAGGCGATCCGTCCTTCGGGTGATCGTTTCCGCACCCCGGCCGAGACGGGTCTGACCGGCGACCAGTTCCGCCTGTACGAGCTGATCTGGAAGCGGACCGTCGCCTCCCAGATGAAGGACGCGGTCGGCAACAGCGTCACCGTGAAGATCGGCGGCCGTGCCTCGGACGGACGCGACGCCGAGTTCACCGCCTCCGGCAAGACGATCACCTTCCACGGCTTCATGAAGGCCTACGTCGAGGGCGCGGACGACCCGAACGCGGAGCTCGACGACCGCGAGAAGCGCCTGCCGCAGGTCGCGGAGGGCGACGCGCTCGCCGCCGAGGAGATCACGGCGGACGGGCACTCGACCAAGCCGCCGGCCCGCTACACCGAGGCCTCGCTGGTCAAGGAGCTCGAAGAGCGCGAGATCGGCCGCCCCTCGACGTACGCGTCGATCATCGGCACGATCCTCGACCGCGGATACGTCTTCAAGAAGGGCACGGCGCTCGTGCCGTCCTTCCTGTCGTTCGCCGTGGTGAACCTGCTGGAGACGCACTTCGGGCGGCTCGTCGACTACGACTTCACCGCGAAGATGGAGGACGACCTCGACCGCATCGCGCGGGGCGAGGCCCAGTCCGTGCCGTGGCTGAAGCGCTTCTACTTCGGCTCGGAGGACGCGACCGAGGTCGTGCCGGCCGACGGGGACCACCTCGGCGGTCTGAAGGAGCTGGTCACGGACCTCGGCGCGATCGACGCCCGGGAGATCTCCTCCTTCCCGGTCGGCGAGGGCATCGTGCTGCGCGTCGGCCGCTACGGGCCGTACGTGGAGCGCGGCGAGAAGGACGCGGAGGGCCACCAGCGGGCCGACGTCCCGGACGACATGGCTCCGGACGAGCTGACGGTCGAGTACGCGGAGGAGCTGTTTGCCAAGCCGAGCGGCGAGTTCGAGCTCGGCAAGGACCCGGTCAGCGGGAACGAGATCGTCGCCAAGGACGGCCGCTATGGGCCGTACGTGACGGAGATCCTCCCCGAGGGCACCCCGAAGACGGGCAAGAACGCGGTCAAGCCGCGGACGGCCTCGCTCTTCAAGTCGATGTCCCTCGACACGGTGACCCTGGACGAGGCGCTCAAGCTGATGTCGCTGCCGCGCGTGGTCGGCGCGGACGCGGAGGGCGTGGAGATCACGGCCCAGAACGGCCGCTACGGCCCGTACCTGAAGAAGGGCACGGACTCGCGGTCGCTGGAGACCGAGGACCAGCTCTTCTCGATCACGCTGGACGAGGCGCTGGCGATCTACGCGCAGCCGAAGCAGCGGGGCCGGGCCGCGGCCAAGCCGCCGCTGAAGGAGCTGGGTACCGACCCGGTCAGCGAGAAGCCGGTCGTGGTCAAGGACGGCCGCTTCGGGCCGTACGTGACGGACGGCGAGACGAACGCGACGCTGCGGCGGGACGACGACGTCGAGACGATCACGCCGGAGCGCGGCTACGAGCTGCTCGCGGAGAAGCGGGCGAAGGGCCCGGCCAAGAAGGTGGCGAAGAAGGCCCCTGCCAAGAAGGCCCCGGCGAAGAAGGCGACGGCGACGAAGGCCGCTGCCGCGAAGAAGACGACGGCGGCCAAGAAGACGACCGCCAAGAAGACCACCGCGAAGAAGACGGTGGCCAAGAAGGCGGCCGCGGCACCGGCGGACGAGTAG
- a CDS encoding DUF7059 domain-containing protein, translated as MSTTSLPKPDSAPELRAALLAAGFTADGLLDLLGAPAYAALARSETVPALRATRGPGDGALASLVRLFLLQQPEPYVHATEALPVEAALADGWLRLEGDEVHATVDVRPYGGPDGEDWFIVSDLGCSVGGAGGIGSREEGVVLGVGGASTTLAGITVRTPVGSALDVGTGSGIQALHASRHATRVTATDVNPRALEFTRLTLALSGAPEAELLTGSLFEPVGEATYDLIVSNPPFVISPGARLTYRDGGMGGDDLCRTLVQEAGARLNPGGYAQFLGNWQHVEGEDWRDRLRSWVPRGCDAWIVQRDEQDVTQYAELWLRDAGDHRTDPAEYTRRYEDWLDEFEARRTKSVGFGWITLRRTDAAEPSIVVEEWPHTVEQPLGEAVLAHFARQDYLRQHDDAALLEAYFALAEEVVQEQVGAPGAEDPEHVVLRQNRGMRRATKVDTVGAGFAGVCDGSLSAGRILDAIAQLVQEDPIVLRDRTPEAIRLLVEQGFLDPVAGPAK; from the coding sequence GTGAGTACCACCAGCCTCCCCAAGCCCGATAGCGCCCCCGAGCTCCGCGCCGCCCTGCTCGCCGCCGGATTCACCGCCGACGGGCTGCTCGACCTGCTCGGCGCCCCCGCCTACGCCGCGCTGGCCCGCAGCGAGACCGTCCCCGCCCTGCGCGCCACGCGCGGCCCGGGCGACGGGGCGCTCGCGAGCCTGGTCCGGCTGTTCCTGCTCCAGCAGCCGGAGCCGTACGTGCACGCCACGGAGGCGCTGCCCGTCGAGGCGGCGCTGGCCGACGGCTGGCTGCGGCTGGAGGGCGACGAGGTGCACGCCACCGTCGACGTACGCCCGTACGGCGGCCCGGACGGCGAGGACTGGTTCATCGTCTCCGACCTCGGCTGCTCCGTCGGCGGGGCCGGCGGGATCGGCAGCCGCGAGGAGGGGGTGGTCCTCGGCGTCGGCGGCGCCTCCACCACCCTGGCCGGGATCACCGTCCGCACCCCCGTCGGCTCCGCCCTCGACGTCGGCACCGGATCCGGAATCCAGGCGCTGCACGCGTCCCGCCACGCCACCCGGGTCACCGCCACCGACGTCAACCCCAGGGCCCTGGAATTCACCCGCCTGACGCTGGCCCTGTCCGGGGCCCCCGAGGCCGAGCTGCTCACCGGGTCGCTGTTCGAGCCGGTCGGCGAGGCCACGTACGACCTCATCGTGTCGAACCCGCCGTTCGTGATCTCGCCCGGCGCCCGGCTGACGTACCGGGACGGCGGTATGGGCGGCGACGACCTGTGCCGGACCCTGGTCCAGGAGGCCGGCGCGCGGCTCAACCCGGGCGGGTACGCGCAGTTCCTCGGCAACTGGCAGCACGTGGAGGGCGAGGACTGGCGCGACCGGCTGCGCTCGTGGGTGCCGCGCGGCTGCGACGCCTGGATCGTGCAGCGTGACGAGCAGGACGTGACGCAGTACGCGGAGCTGTGGCTGCGCGACGCGGGCGACCACCGGACCGACCCGGCCGAGTACACGCGGCGGTACGAGGACTGGCTGGACGAGTTCGAGGCCCGCCGGACCAAGTCCGTCGGCTTCGGGTGGATCACCTTGCGCCGCACGGACGCGGCCGAGCCCTCGATCGTGGTCGAGGAGTGGCCCCACACGGTGGAGCAGCCGCTCGGCGAGGCCGTCCTGGCCCACTTCGCGCGCCAGGACTACCTGCGGCAGCACGACGACGCGGCCCTGCTGGAGGCCTATTTCGCGCTGGCCGAGGAAGTGGTCCAGGAGCAGGTCGGCGCGCCCGGCGCGGAGGATCCGGAACATGTCGTGCTCCGGCAGAACCGCGGAATGCGGCGCGCCACCAAGGTCGACACGGTCGGCGCCGGCTTCGCCGGAGTGTGTGACGGCTCACTGAGCGCGGGCCGGATCCTGGACGCGATCGCGCAGCTGGTCCAGGAGGACCCGATCGTGCTGCGGGACCGCACTCCGGAGGCCATCCGGCTGCTGGTCGAGCAGGGTTTCCTGGACCCCGTGGCGGGCCCCGCGAAGTAG